Proteins from a single region of Orcinus orca chromosome 20, mOrcOrc1.1, whole genome shotgun sequence:
- the ANKRD11 gene encoding ankyrin repeat domain-containing protein 11 isoform X1 — protein MPKGGCSRTPQQEERSLSSDMVEKQPGKKDKDKVSLTKTPKLDRTDGGKEVRERTTKRKLPFTVGANGEQKDSDTEKQGPERKRIKKEPVARKAGLLFGMGLSGIRAGYPLSERQQVALLMQMTAEESANSPVDTTPKHPSQSTVCQKGTPNSASKTKDKVNKRNERGETRLHRAAIRGDARRIKELISEGADVNVKDFAGWTALHEACNRGYYDVAKQLLAAGAEVNTKGLDDDTPLHDAANNGHYKVVKLLLRYGGNPQQSNRKGETPLKVASSPTMVNLLLGKGTYTSSEESSAESSEEEDDAPSFAPSSSVDGNNTDSEFEKGLKHKTKNPEPQKTVTPVKDEYEFDEDDEQDRIPPVDDKHLLKKDYRKETKSNSFISIPKMEVKSYTKNSTIAPKKASHRILSDTSDEEDVGVAVGTGEKLRLSAHTMLPGNKTREPSNCKQQKEKNKVKKKRKKEIKGKEVRFGKRSDKFCSSESESESSESGEDGGGSAGSPGCLKESPLVLKDPALFSSLSASSTSSHGSSAPQKHNPSHADPHAKHWRTDNWKTISSPAWSEVSSLSDSTRTRLSSESDGSSEGSSVESLKPVRKRQEHRKRAGLQGALPDRKNSFHPGGDGAIPKLDKEGKVVKKHKTKHKHKSKEKGLCSVSQELKLKSFTYEYEDSKQRADKAILLDDVPAEGKLKGLKHERDPCKKEEKLSKMKAEEKEWLFKDEMIKVSREEKSLKRIRELNKDGGRAFREEKDRCSKADKEKLLKEKSPKEEKLRLYKEERKKKSKDRPSKLEKKNDFKEDKISKEREKTFKEDKDKEKLKKVYREESAFDEYCNKSQFLENEDTKFSLSDDQDRWFSDLSDSSFDFKGEDSWDSAVTDYRDMKSESVARLILETVKEDSREKRRENKAREKRTDRDIFSRKKDRDCLERGSERRREHAADRHRAVPGYLCEKDRRRRECAEGGRDRKEPPEAAKERRDGRAKPEEAHREDLKECGCEGVFKDRPDCDFGKSLEPWERHHPAREKERKERLKLEKHKEKPSDKDRNERLTLEKCQKDKELEKCFKEKKDAKEKHGKDKDRKASLDQGKDKREKAFPGILSEDFSEKKDEKKGKEKSWYIADIFTDESEDEKDDYAASGFKVGEAGEGRGDGPPEREDGREPHPPDRHRKHSADRQHAEKQKDKEIREKKKEKGATDGGKDKKEKTLEKHKEKKDRESTEKYKDRKDRASVDSTQDKRNKQRLPEKGEKRPPAEDKAKSRHRERPDREQGRERKASKGTDAEKSLLERLEEAALQDLREDSNDKASDASSDGFPDRGHDPGLGALLEAPFPEPPEERARERERHRHASSSSKKSHDRERVRKDKPEKKEKSDDCKDTGGRKDSGPYEKEVLEADAYGLSYGIKADAEDELEKTIELFSTEKKEKNDPEREPPKKVEKELRPYGSSTVSLLKEKRRREKHRERWRDEKERHRDRHGDGPPRHHREELKPAARDKDNPPGSFRDKPKDEGGKLGEAKLKEKVKENLEKDKGDPVKLSNGNDKLLPVRDPGKKDIRPREKLLGDGDLMMTSFERMLSQKDLEIEERHKRHKERMKQMEKLRHRSGDPKLKDKARPAEDGRKKGLDGPLKKPLGLDPAPKDKKLKESAPAAPAAENKPHPGPAVDPRDWLAGPHMKEVLPASPRPDHGRPTGVPTPASVVSCPSYEEAMHTPRTPSCSADDYPDLMFDCTDPQPVSSTSASACSPSFFDRFSVAASGTSETPGQTPTRPLCANLYRSVSVDIRRTPEEEFGLGDKLFRQQSVPAAPSYSSPGQHPEDKAPGPPAPTEKFACLSPGYYSPDYGIPSPKADALHCPPAAAANITPSPEGAFSGLPTKSPPSHRDELLAPSMEGALPPDLGIPLDATEDQQATAAIIPPEPSFLEPLDEGPFSTVITEEPVEWAHPATVEQGLPSGLIGGTPENPASWPVGSDLLLKSPQRFPESPKHFCPAESLHSEPPYPVSPVSYPLSVPEPGLEVKDEAGEAVPAAVSASEEPAAFAPPSRLESFFSNCKSLPEAPPDAPPESACVTAVAQVEALGPLENNFLESGHNLSALGQVEPVPWPGAFPATEDDLDLGPFSLPELPLQTKDVSDAEAEPVEESPLVPLDNTPALPSGGDVPVGAADEQRVLPPDQVAARLTAEPAPEPPEEPKPVALPEATVEAGAGPEGRAPEDSDPGSGPTPAPSEQHPPGSGDEQAEGPDPLATPHSAPDAPGDGSAQARAADGAGPQDSAGLEGPPDGVQAEAPEPEPKPTAEAPKAPKVEEIPQRMTRTRAQMLANQQKQSSPPTEKEAAAAPTPRAKGRGSEDDDPQAQHPRKRRFQRSSQQLAQQMHTSTRQTREVIQQTLAAIVDAIKLDDIEPYHSDRSNPYFEYLQIRKKIEEKRKILCYISPQAPQCYAEYVTYTGSYLLDGKPLSKLHIPVIAPPPSLAEPLKELFKQQEAVRGKLRLQHSIEREKLIVSCEQEILRVHCRAARTIANQAVPFSACTMLLDSEVYNMPLESQGDENKSVRDRFNARQFISWLQDVDDKYDRMKTCLLMRQQHEAAALNAVQRMEWQLKVQELDPAGHKSLCVNEVPSFYVPMVDVNDDFVLLPA, from the exons AGAAGCAGGGTCCCGAGCGGAAGAGGATCAAGAAGGAGCCTGTCGCCCGCAAGGCCGGGCTGCTGTTCGGCATGGGGCTGTCCGGGATCCGCGCCGGCTACCCGCTCTCGGAGCGCCAGCAGGTGGCTCTCCTCATGCAGATGACGGCCGAGGAGTCTGCCAACAGCCCAG TGGACACGACACCAAAGCACCCCTCCCAGTCGACAGTGTGTCAGAAGGGGACGCCCAATTCTGCCtcaaaaaccaaagataaagtgAACAAGAGAAATGAGCGTGGAGAGACCCGCCTACACCGGGCGGCCATCCGGGGGGACGCCCGGCGTATCAAGGAGCTCATCAGCGAGGGGGCGGACGTCAACGTCAAGGACTTCGCAG GCTGGACTGCGCTGCACGAGGCCTGTAACCGGGGCTACTACGATGTCGCGAAGCAGCTGCTGGCCGCCGGCGCAGAGGTGAACACCAAGGGCCTGGATGATGACACCCCCTTGCACGACGCCGCCAACAATGGGCACTACAAG GTGGTGAAGCTGCTGCTCCGGTATGGAGGGAACCCTCAGCAGAGCAACAGGAAGGGCGAGACGCCGCTCAAGGTGGCCAGCTCCCCAACCATGGTGAACCTGCTGCTGGGCAAGGGCACCTACACGTCCAGCGAGGAGAGCTCGGCCG AGAGCTCCGAGGAGGAGGACGACGCCCCATCGTTCGCACCTTCCAGCTCAGTCGACGGCAATAACACGGACTCCGAGTTTGAGAAAGGTCTGAAGCACAAGACTAAGAATCCGGAGCCCCAGAAAACTGTGACCCCCGTCAAGGATGAGTATGAGTTTGACGAGGACGACGAGCAGGACAGAATCCCTCCCGTGGACGACAAACACTTGCTGAAAAAGGATTACAGGAAGGAAACTAAgtcaaatagttttatttctatacCCAAAATGGAAGTGAAAAGTTACACTAAGAACAGCACGATTGCACCAAAGAAGGCATCTCACCGCATCTTGTCGGACACGTCAGACGAGGAGGACGTCGGTGTCGCCGTGGGGACCGGGGAGAAGCTGAGACTCTCGGCTCACACGATGCTGCCTGGTAACAAGACACGGGAGCCTTCCAACTGCAAGcagcagaaggagaaaaataaagtgaaaaagaagcgaaagaaagaaatcaagggcAAAGAAGTGCGGTTTGGGAAGAGGAGCGACAAGTTCTGCTCCTCCGAGTCCGAGAGCGAGTCTTCGGAGAGCGGCGAGGACGGTGGGGGCTCGGCGGGGAGCCCCGGCTGCCTCAAGGAGTCCCCGCTGGTGCTGAAGGACCCTGCCCTGTTCAGCTCCCTGTCCGCCTCCTCCACCTCGTCCCACGGCAGCTCCGCCCCCCAGAAGCATAACCCCAGCCACGCGGACCCGCACGCCAAGCACTGGCGGACAGACAACTGGAAAACCATCTCCTCTCCAGCCTGGTCCGAGGTCAGCTCCTTATCAGACTCCACGAGGACGAGACTGAGCAGCGAGTCTGATGGCTCCTCCGAGGGCTCCAGCGTGGAGTCACTGAAGCCGGTCAGGAAGAGGCAGGAGCACAGGAAGAGGGCCGGCCTGCAGGGCGCGCTGCCCGATAGGAAGAACTCCTTCCATCCTGGCGGGGACGGCGCCATCCCCAAGCTGGACAAGGAGGGCAAAGTCGTCAAGAAACACAAGAcgaaacataaacacaaaagcaaggAGAAGGGGCTGTGCTCCGTCAGCCAGGAGCTGAAGCTGAAGAGCTTCACCTACGAGTACGAGGACTCCAAGCAGAGGGCAGACAAGGCGATCCTCCTGGACGACGTGCCGGCTGAGGGCAAGCTGAAAGGCCTGAAGCACGAGAGAGACCCCTGTAAGAAGGAGGAGAAGCTCAGCAAAATGAAGGCGGAGGAGAAGGAGTGGCTCTTCAAGGACGAGATGATCAAGGTCTCCAGAGAGGAGAAGTCGCTCAAGAGAATCAGGGAGCTGAACAAGGACGGGGGCAGGGCCTTCCGGGAGGAGAAGGACCGGTGCAGCAAAGCCGACAAGGAGAAGCTGCTGAAGGAAAAATCTCCAAAAGAGGAAAAGCTGAGGCTCtacaaggaggaaagaaagaagaagtccAAAGACAGGCCCTCCAagttagagaaaaagaatgactttaaagaggataaaatttcaaaagagagggagaagaccTTCAAAGAggataaagataaagaaaaactcAAAAAAGTGTATAGGGAGGAGTCTGCTTTTGATGAATATTGTAACAAAAGTCAGTTTCTGGAGAACGAAGACACCAAGTTTAGTCTTTCTGATGACCAGGATCGGTGGTTCTCTGACTTGTCAGATTCATCCTTCGATTTCAAAGGGGAAGACAGCTGGGACTCTGCAGTGACAGACTACAGGGACATGAAGAGCGAGTCTGTGGCCAGGCTGATCCTGGAGACGGTGAAAGAGGACAGTAGGGAGAAGAGGCGGGAGAACAAGGCCCGGGAGAAGCGCACGGACAGGGACATCTTCTCTCGGAAGAAGGACAGGGACTGCCTGGAACGGGGCTCGGAGCGGAGGAGAGAGCACGCTGCCGACAGGCACAGGGCCGTGCCCGGCTACCTCTGCGAGAAGGACAGGAGGAGGCGGGAGTGTGCGGAAGGCGGCCGGGACAGGAAGGAGCCCCCCGAGGCCGCCAAGGAGCGGAGAGATGGCCGTGCAAAGCCCGAGGAGGCGCACAGGGAGGACCTGAAGGAGTGCGGCTGCGAGGGAGTCTTCAAGGACAGGCCCGACTGCGACTTCGGGAAGAGCCTGGAGCCCTGGGAGAGGCACCACCCGgcgagagagaaggagaggaaggagaggctgAAGCTGGAGAAGCACAAAGAGAAGCCCAGTGACAAGGACAGGAACGAAAGACTGACGCTCGAGAAGTGCCAGAAGGACAAAGAGCTTGAGAAGTgcttcaaagagaaaaaggacgCCAAGGAGAAGCATGgcaaagacaaagacagaaaagCATCTCTCGACCAAGGTAAAGACAAACGGGAGAAGGCTTTCCCCGGAATTCTCTCCGAGGActtctctgaaaaaaaagatgaaaagaagggTAAAGAGAAAAGCTGGTACATTGCAGACATATTCACTGATGAAAGCGAAGATGAAAAAGATGATTATGCGGCGAGCGGATTCAAAGTCGGGGAGGCCGGCGAGGGGCGGGGGGATGGCCCCCCCGAGAGGGAGGACGGGCGGGAGCCGCACCCCCCCGACAGGCACCGGAAGCACTCGGCCGACAGGCAGCATGCGGAGaagcagaaagacaaagaaatcagagagaagaagaaggagaagggcgCCACAGACGGGGGGaaggacaagaaagaaaaaaccttgGAAAAGCACAAAGAGAAGAAGGACAGAGAGTCCACGGAAAAATACAAGGACAGGAAGGACCGAGCGTCGGTGGACTCCACTCAGGACAAGAGGAACAAGCAGAGGCTCCCCGAGAAGGGGGAGAAGAGGCCCCCTGCGGAGGACAAGGCCAAGAGCAGGCACCGGGAGAGGCCGGACCGGGAGCAGGGCCGCGAGAGAAAGGCGAGCAAGGGCACCGACGCGGAGAAGAGCCTGCTGGAGCGGCTGGAGGAGGCGGCGCTGCAGGACTTGCGCGAGGACTCCAACGACAAGGCCAGCGACGCGTCGTCGGACGGCTTCCCCGACCGCGGCCACGACCCGGGCCTCGGCGCCCTCCTGGAGGCGCCCTTCCCGGAGCCCCCGGAGGAGCGGGCGCGGGAGAGGGAGCGGCACCGGCACGCCTCATCCTCCTCCAAGAAGAGCCATGACCGAGAGCGGGTCAGGAAGGACAAGCccgagaagaaggagaagagcgACGACTGCAAGGACACGGGCGGCCGGAAGGACAGCGGCCCGTACGAGAAGGAGGTCCTGGAGGCCGACGCTTACGGCCTCTCGTACGGCATCAAGGCCGACGCAGAGGACGAGTTAGAGAAAACCATCGAGTTGTTTTCTAccgaaaagaaggagaaaaatgatcCTGAAAGAGAACCTCCCAAGAAGGTAGAGAAGGAACTGAGGCCTTACGGCTCTAGCACCGTGAGCCTCCTGAAGGAGAAGAGGCGGCGGGAGAAGCACCGGGAGCGGTGGCGGGACGAGAAGGAGCGGCACCGGGACCGGCACGGGGACGGGCCCCCGCGGCACCACCGGGAGGAGCTTAAGCCCGCGGCCAGGGACAAGGACAACCCTCCCGGCTCCTTCCGAGACAAGCCCAAGGACGAGGGCGGGAAGCTTGGCGAGGCCAAGCTGAAGGAGAAGGTCAAGGAGAATCTGGAGAAGGACAAGGGCGACCCCGTAAAGCTGAGCAATGGGAACGACAAGCTCCTCCCGGTTAGAGACCCCGGTAAGAAAGACATCCGGCCGCGGGAGAAGCTCCTGGGCGACGGGGACCTGATGATGACGAGCTTCGAGCGGATGCTCTCCCAGAAGGACCTGGAGATCGAGGAGCGCCACAAACGGCACAAGGAGAGGATGAAGCAGATGGAGAAGCTGCGCCACCGGTCTGGTGACCCCAAGCTCAAGGACAAGGCCAGGCCCGCCGAGGACGGGCGGAAGAAGGGCCTGGACGGCCCGCTGAAGAAGCCGCTGGGGCTGGACCCTGCCCCGAAGGACAAGAAGCTCAAGGAGTCAGCCCCTGCCGCCCCTGCTGCCGAGAACAAGCCCCACCCGGGACCCGCGGTGGACCCCCGAGACTGGCTGGCAGGCCCCCACATGAAAGAGGTCTTGCCCGCTTCCCCCAGGCCGGACCACGGCCGGCCCACCGGGGTCCCCACCCCCGCCTCGGTGGTGTCCTGCCCCAGCTACGAGGAGGCCATGCACACGCCCCGGACCCCGTCCTGCAGCGCCGACGACTACCCCGACCTCATGTTCGACTGCACAGACCCCCAGCCCGTGTCCAGCACGTCCGCCAGCGCCTGCTCGCCCTCCTTCTTTGACAGGTTCTCCGTGGCCGCCAGCGGGACTTCAGAAACACCGGGCCAGACACCTACGAGGCCGCTGTGCGCGAACCTTTACCGCTCGGTGTCTGTGGACATCAGGAGGACCCCTGAGGAAGAGTTCGGACTTGGGGACAAGCTGTTCAGACAGCAGAGCGTCCCTGCGGCGCCCAGCTACAGCTCGCCGGGGCAGCACCCGGAGGACAAGGCCCCGGGGCCCCCAGCACCCACTGAGAAGTTCGCCTGCCTGTCTCCGGGGTATTACTCCCCGGACTATGgcatcccctcccccaaagcGGACGCCTTGCACTGCCCGCCTGCGGCCGCAGCCAACATCACCCCCTCCCCAGAGGGCGCCTTCTCCGGCTTACCAACAAAGTCCCCCCCTTCACACAGAGACGAGCTCTTGGCCCCGTCCATGGAGGGGGCCCTTCCCCCTGACCTTGGCATTCCCCTGGATGCCACGGAGGACCAGCAGGCCACCGCGGCCATCATCCCCCCGGAGCCCAGCTTCCTGGAGCCCCTGGACGAGGGCCCTTTCAGCACCGTCATCACAGAGGAGCCGGTCGAGTGGGCACACCCCGCCACCGTGGAGCAGGGCCTCCCCTCTGGCCTCATCGGGGGCACCCCCGAAAACCCGGCCAGCTGGCCTGTGGGGTCGGACCTCCTGCTGAAGTCCCCACAGAGATTCCCGGAGTCCCCGAAACATTTCTGCCCTGCCGAGTCTCTCCACTCGGAGCCCCCTTACCCGGTGTCGCCCGTCTCATACCCTCTTTCGGTCCCCGAGCCGGGACTGGAAGTCAAGGACGAGGCCGGGGAAGCAGTCCCGGCCGCGGTCTCTGCTTCAGAAGAGCCAGCCGCGTTCGCCCCTCCCTCCAGGCTGGAGTCCTTCTTCAGTAACTGCAAGTCCCTTCCGGAAGCGCCCCCCGACGCACCCCCCGAGTCTGCGTGTGTGACGGCCGTGGCTCAGGTGGAGGCCCTGGGTCCCCTGGAGAATAACTTCCTGGAAAGTGGTCACAACCTGTCTGCCCTCGGCCAGGTGGAGCCGGTGCCCTGGCCCGGTGCCTTCCCCGCCACCGAGGATGACCTCGACCTGGGGCCTTTCTCGCTGCCGGAGCTTCCTCTCCAGACGAAGGATGTTTCCGATGCCGAAGCAGAGCCTGTGGAAGAGAGTCCTCTCGTTCCTCTGGACAACACCCCCGCGCTCCCGAGCGGCGGGGACGTCCCTGTGGGAGCTGCTGACGAACAGCGGGTGCTGCCTCCTGACCAGGTGGCCGCCCGGCTCACAGCCGAGCCTGCGCCCGAGCCCCCAGAGGAGCCGAAGCCAGTCGCGCTGCCCGAGGCCACAGTGGAGGCCGGGGCCGGGCCGGAGGGGAGGGCCCCCGAGGACTCCGACCCTGGCTCTGGGCCCACGCCAGCCCCCTCAGAGCAGCATCCACCGGGGAGTGGGGACGAGCAGGCCGAGGGCCCAGACCCCTTGGCCACGCCCCACAGTGCTCCCGACGCCCCCGGGGACGGCTCGGCCCAGGCCCGCGCAGCGGATGGGGCCGGCCCCCAGGACAGTGCCGGGCTCGAGGGGCCTCCGGACGGCGTCCAGGCTGAAGCCCCCGAACCGGAACCCAAACCGACAGCCGAAGCCCCAAAGGCGCCCAAGGTGGAGGAGATCCCCCAGCGCATGACCAGGACCCGGGCCCAGATGCTGGCCAACCAGCAGAAGCAGAGCTCGCCGCCCACCGAGAAGGAGGCTGCGGCCGCGCCCACCCCCAGGGCCAAGGGCCGCGGCTCTGAGGACGACGACCCCCAGGCCCAGCACCCGCGCAAGCGCCGCTTCCAGCGCTCCAGCCAGCAGCTGGCCCAGCAGATGCACACGTCCACGCGTCAGACGCGGGAGGTGATCCAGCAGACGCTGGCTGCCATCGTGGACGCCATCAAGCTGGACGACATCGAGCCTTACCACAGCGACAGGTCCAACCCGTACTTCGAGTACCTGCAGATCAGGAAGAAGATTGAGGAGAAGCGCAAGATCCTCTGCTACATCAGCCCGCAGGCGCCCCAGTGCTACGCCGAGTACGTCACCTACACCGGCTCCTACCTCTTGGACGGCAAGCCCCTCAGCAAGCTGCACATCCCCGTG AtcgcgccccctccctccctggcggAGCCCCTGAAGGAGCTGTTCAAGCAGCAGGAGGCCGTGCGTGGGAAGCTGCGCCTGCAGCACAGCATCGAGCGG GAGAAGCTGATCGTCTCCTGCGAACAGGAGATCCTGCGGGTTCACTGCCGGGCGGCGAGGACCATCGCGAACCAGGCGGTGCCGTTCAGCGCCTGCACCATGCTGCTGGACTCGGAGGTGTACAACATGCCGCTCGAGAGCCAG GGTGATGAGAACAAGTCAGTGCGGGACCGGTTCAACGCCCGCCAGTTCATCTCCTGGCTGCAGGACGTGGACGACAAGTATGACCGCATGAAG